In a single window of the Candidatus Margulisiibacteriota bacterium genome:
- a CDS encoding TIGR03936 family radical SAM-associated protein gives MNELKYKYALLFQKDGLLIFLAHLDLLRLFGRVLQKTRLPVAYTQGFNPHPRYALPYPLPVGCVSRAEALEIYLTQPVDAETLPALFNQYLPPELRVTKAIFGAAAPEYYFRVVLSAERFLPEDWPDRILEKQNKKGRINQYRLGDHVRLEQKGRELFIRPRSEKILKAEKICALLGFGADDLEDIFREIDE, from the coding sequence GTGAATGAGCTGAAATATAAATATGCGCTGCTCTTTCAGAAAGACGGCCTGCTGATTTTTTTAGCGCACTTGGATTTGCTGCGTCTTTTCGGCCGTGTCCTGCAAAAAACGCGGCTGCCGGTCGCCTACACTCAGGGTTTCAATCCGCATCCGCGTTACGCTTTGCCCTATCCGCTGCCGGTCGGCTGCGTCAGCCGCGCGGAAGCGCTGGAAATTTATTTGACACAGCCGGTTGACGCCGAAACTTTGCCCGCGCTTTTTAATCAGTATTTGCCGCCGGAGTTAAGGGTAACTAAAGCGATTTTCGGCGCGGCCGCGCCTGAGTATTATTTCCGTGTTGTCCTGTCCGCCGAGCGGTTTTTGCCGGAGGACTGGCCGGACAGAATACTGGAAAAACAGAACAAAAAAGGCCGGATAAACCAATACCGCCTTGGAGACCACGTGCGTCTGGAGCAAAAAGGCCGCGAATTATTCATCCGCCCTCGGAGCGAAAAGATCCTGAAAGCGGAGAAAATCTGCGCTCTACTGGGGTTTGGCGCGGATGACCTGGAAGATATTTTTCGTGAAATAGACGAATAA
- a CDS encoding tetratricopeptide repeat protein produces MTTDWRELQALRENAARYFAQNYFLQAAVCDEQLIKYNKTLAPDIILKYLKAQQENPRLRAELHKAMIKLYLAADNPFDLLDEIDEYLDLAPTDPQVIDLLLKLGYAYKQNPLLTPLLAKAAEHNPQNYSLLKTLSGLYLQQGQPKTAIALYENCLQSGERGTPEMLNILTELHLQDRNYTRAAELYRELSQQQAQAVIDRLELLRGKKGMSAELRFLLAELQIKNKEPDKALEVYEEILAETPAEAGNVLTTLKKTFLAVYEDYPNAKFLQARVYKIQKNYSEAVSALFKLVNLSPRYYDQVAAELREIIKLEPRQFMALDTLALICAYQKDFARAFYYYSRVIDLLPERTADIVEKAKGVLRAHPQVIAAREILAKAAFAKNNYRRAKTEAEALLAIDAQNAGARLVLGRAQLELGELEDAVVSLRAALAADPGNKLIHQYYQEAEILTLDRKIAELAKQAAKDRWKYSAHFELGKQYFHRGSLTEAVSEFQIVVRDAERQAAAHRYQGLCYKEMGRYDLAAAQFKKALAKTPENNRRERLKLLFYAGLAHEALGQQQEALRFYEEIQLLELNYENVAQRAEKIKSFSWVEVRGKALAAALAEPGAKRLICSWAKNNESEEYAKRFKNKNIDMSFSMEHNNQAVELALCGRVGQAAEDLLLAEQMDPRFTIVHNNKAVLALLNNKLDEAKKYLEQARELNPRVCIIYANLGVYYLLVGEPDKAQENLEIALSLDNTMYLTQLNLGDLYYEKENIPQALRFWQKALRFGVLPELAKRRLKYWQL; encoded by the coding sequence ATGACAACAGACTGGCGCGAATTGCAGGCTTTGCGGGAAAACGCGGCCAGGTATTTTGCCCAAAATTATTTTTTGCAGGCCGCGGTCTGCGACGAACAGCTGATCAAATACAACAAAACTTTAGCGCCGGACATTATTCTTAAATACTTAAAAGCGCAGCAGGAAAATCCGCGGCTGCGCGCCGAGCTGCACAAGGCGATGATCAAATTGTATCTGGCCGCGGACAATCCTTTTGATCTGCTGGATGAGATCGACGAATATTTAGACCTGGCGCCGACCGATCCGCAGGTGATCGACCTGTTGCTAAAACTGGGCTATGCCTACAAACAAAATCCGCTGCTGACACCGCTGCTGGCTAAGGCTGCCGAACACAATCCGCAAAATTATTCTTTGCTAAAAACTCTTTCGGGGTTATACTTGCAGCAGGGCCAGCCAAAAACGGCGATCGCCCTGTACGAAAATTGTTTGCAGAGCGGAGAAAGGGGGACTCCGGAAATGCTGAATATCCTGACCGAATTGCATCTTCAAGACCGCAATTATACGCGGGCGGCTGAACTATACCGCGAACTTTCCCAGCAGCAAGCGCAGGCCGTGATCGACCGGCTGGAACTGCTGCGCGGTAAAAAAGGCATGTCGGCTGAGCTGCGTTTTTTACTGGCCGAGCTGCAGATCAAAAATAAAGAGCCGGACAAGGCGTTGGAAGTCTACGAGGAGATACTCGCGGAAACTCCGGCTGAAGCGGGGAATGTTTTGACCACGCTGAAAAAAACTTTTTTGGCGGTTTACGAAGATTATCCAAACGCGAAATTTTTGCAGGCGCGCGTTTATAAAATCCAAAAAAATTATTCTGAGGCGGTCAGCGCGCTGTTTAAGCTCGTCAATCTCTCGCCCAGATATTACGATCAGGTGGCTGCGGAATTACGGGAAATTATCAAGCTCGAGCCGCGGCAGTTTATGGCGCTGGACACGCTGGCGCTGATCTGTGCTTATCAAAAAGATTTTGCCAGAGCCTTTTATTATTACAGCCGCGTGATCGATCTGCTGCCGGAACGCACCGCTGACATTGTGGAAAAAGCCAAAGGTGTTTTGCGCGCCCATCCGCAAGTGATTGCCGCGCGGGAGATTTTGGCCAAAGCCGCTTTTGCCAAAAATAATTACCGCCGCGCCAAAACAGAGGCCGAAGCGCTGCTGGCGATCGATGCCCAAAATGCCGGCGCGCGTCTGGTGCTGGGGCGCGCGCAGCTGGAGCTGGGCGAACTGGAAGATGCCGTGGTGTCTCTGCGCGCGGCTCTGGCCGCCGATCCCGGCAATAAGCTGATCCACCAGTATTATCAGGAGGCGGAGATTTTGACTTTGGATCGTAAGATCGCCGAGCTGGCTAAACAAGCGGCCAAAGATCGCTGGAAATATTCAGCGCATTTTGAGCTGGGTAAACAATATTTTCACCGCGGCTCCTTGACCGAAGCCGTCAGCGAATTTCAAATTGTCGTCCGTGACGCCGAACGGCAGGCCGCAGCGCACCGTTATCAAGGGCTTTGTTATAAAGAAATGGGGCGGTACGATCTGGCCGCCGCGCAGTTTAAAAAAGCGCTGGCCAAAACTCCGGAGAATAACCGCCGCGAACGTTTGAAACTGCTCTTTTATGCTGGTCTGGCGCATGAGGCGCTGGGGCAGCAGCAGGAAGCTCTGCGGTTTTACGAGGAGATACAACTGCTGGAATTAAATTACGAGAACGTGGCGCAGCGCGCGGAGAAAATCAAAAGTTTTTCCTGGGTGGAAGTCCGCGGCAAGGCTTTGGCGGCGGCGCTGGCCGAGCCCGGCGCGAAACGCCTCATTTGCAGCTGGGCGAAAAACAATGAGTCGGAAGAATACGCCAAGCGTTTTAAAAATAAAAATATCGACATGTCTTTCAGCATGGAGCACAATAATCAGGCCGTAGAATTGGCGCTCTGCGGGCGTGTCGGGCAGGCCGCGGAAGACCTGCTGCTGGCCGAGCAAATGGACCCGCGGTTTACGATCGTCCACAATAACAAAGCCGTGCTGGCTCTGCTCAACAATAAACTTGACGAGGCCAAAAAATATCTGGAGCAGGCCAGAGAATTAAATCCGCGCGTCTGCATTATTTACGCTAATTTGGGCGTTTATTATTTGCTGGTTGGCGAGCCGGACAAGGCGCAGGAAAATCTGGAGATCGCGCTGTCGCTGGACAACACGATGTATTTGACGCAGCTCAATCTGGGCGATCTTTATTATGAAAAAGAAAATATTCCTCAAGCTCTGCGTTTCTGGCAGAAGGCGCTGCGGTTTGGCGTCCTGCCGGAATTAGCCAAACGCCGCCTCAAATACTGGCAGTTGTGA
- a CDS encoding LptF/LptG family permease, with protein sequence MLRLGAIGRFKLIDRYVVSEVVSLFLLGMAALIIIGTIDLVFSFIDLFVNNNVPFQIVFKILIFKIPEIMVLFFPMAVLFATAMALIRMITASEITVLRAGGFSLLRIVVPFVAAGILAAFLSFANNDLLTPWANGVANQLIDRVVLKKPLPDILENTFFKESEARYFFIRRIDKQTDVMEDVAVYELTGEFPRVITAKRARWDGNQWLLEDGFVHKYDERGALAYQSDFAELKINIDKSFYNYYKAQKTPAAMSTRELRGRIQELKNSGAATGLLQTAYYLKFSMPAACLIFALVGTALLLLFLSGSRDIWSIIKAVLLALLSVGFYFFLLAFFRAWGRGGYISPFWSAWSPNLIYGALAAGIISWQNKTR encoded by the coding sequence ATGCTGCGGCTGGGGGCAATCGGCAGATTTAAGCTGATCGACCGTTATGTCGTCAGCGAAGTGGTCAGCCTTTTCTTACTGGGCATGGCCGCTTTGATCATCATCGGCACGATCGATCTGGTTTTTAGTTTTATCGATCTTTTCGTCAATAACAATGTGCCGTTCCAGATCGTTTTTAAGATTTTGATTTTTAAAATCCCGGAGATCATGGTGCTGTTTTTCCCGATGGCCGTTTTGTTTGCGACGGCGATGGCCTTGATCCGCATGATCACCGCTTCGGAAATCACCGTCCTGCGCGCCGGCGGTTTCTCGCTGCTGCGCATTGTGGTTCCGTTTGTGGCGGCTGGGATTTTGGCGGCCTTTTTGTCTTTTGCCAATAACGATCTGCTGACGCCCTGGGCCAACGGTGTGGCCAACCAGCTGATCGACAGGGTCGTTTTGAAAAAACCGCTGCCGGATATTTTGGAGAACACTTTTTTTAAAGAATCCGAAGCGCGCTATTTTTTTATCCGCCGCATCGACAAGCAGACCGATGTCATGGAAGATGTAGCGGTGTATGAGCTGACCGGCGAATTTCCCCGCGTCATCACGGCCAAACGCGCGCGCTGGGACGGGAACCAGTGGCTGCTGGAAGACGGCTTCGTGCATAAATATGACGAACGCGGCGCGCTGGCTTATCAAAGCGATTTTGCCGAGCTGAAGATCAATATCGATAAAAGTTTTTATAATTATTATAAAGCGCAAAAAACTCCGGCGGCAATGTCGACCCGCGAACTGCGCGGCCGGATCCAGGAGTTAAAAAACAGCGGCGCGGCGACCGGTCTGCTCCAGACCGCCTATTATTTGAAATTTTCTATGCCGGCGGCTTGTTTGATTTTTGCGCTGGTCGGCACGGCGCTTTTGCTTTTGTTCTTGAGCGGCAGCCGCGATATTTGGAGCATTATTAAAGCGGTTCTGCTGGCGCTGCTTTCTGTCGGTTTTTATTTTTTCCTGCTGGCTTTTTTCCGTGCCTGGGGACGCGGTGGTTACATTTCGCCATTTTGGTCGGCCTGGTCGCCCAACTTGATTTACGGCGCGCTGGCGGCTGGTATAATAAGCTGGCAAAACAAAACCAGATAG
- the rpsU gene encoding 30S ribosomal protein S21 — MAYAEARDNEDIEKVLRRFKRQVKDENILQDLREREVYEKPSELRKKEQRERERQNHRRMRLEEY; from the coding sequence ATGGCTTACGCGGAAGCGAGAGATAATGAAGATATCGAAAAAGTTTTGCGTCGGTTCAAAAGACAGGTGAAAGACGAAAATATTTTGCAGGATTTGCGCGAGCGGGAAGTGTATGAAAAACCTTCCGAGCTGCGTAAAAAAGAACAGCGTGAAAGAGAACGCCAAAACCACCGCCGGATGCGTCTGGAAGAATACTAA
- a CDS encoding MmcQ/YjbR family DNA-binding protein, translated as MTLKQLLNYAKAKDGVEYEYKAAWQADVVKVKGKMFAFAGQDKAGNNIINLKNDPCVNLELRAAFPDFVTAGYYSNKEHWNSWYYAKKGLALGLLKEQIDRSYELVAGGK; from the coding sequence ATGACACTCAAACAACTGCTCAATTACGCCAAAGCCAAAGACGGCGTGGAATATGAATATAAAGCAGCGTGGCAGGCTGACGTTGTCAAAGTCAAAGGTAAGATGTTTGCTTTTGCCGGCCAAGACAAGGCTGGCAATAACATCATTAACTTAAAAAATGACCCTTGTGTAAATTTGGAACTGCGCGCGGCGTTTCCAGATTTCGTGACGGCGGGATATTATTCCAACAAAGAACACTGGAATTCTTGGTATTACGCTAAAAAAGGTCTGGCTCTTGGCCTGCTGAAAGAACAGATCGACCGGTCTTACGAATTAGTTGCTGGCGGCAAATAA
- a CDS encoding HIT domain-containing protein codes for MCIFCQIINKEIPAQPVYEDADTLVLADTNPQAPIHWLALPKIHVENLTQAAPEQILACARVIQKLAKEKNITSYRIVVNTGADAGQTVPHLHFHILAGRALGWPPG; via the coding sequence ATGTGTATTTTTTGCCAGATCATTAACAAAGAGATACCGGCGCAGCCGGTTTATGAGGACGCGGACACGCTGGTTCTGGCGGACACCAACCCGCAGGCGCCGATCCACTGGCTGGCGCTGCCCAAAATCCACGTGGAAAATCTCACACAGGCCGCGCCGGAACAGATCCTGGCTTGCGCGCGGGTTATTCAAAAATTGGCCAAAGAAAAAAATATTACCAGTTATAGAATAGTGGTCAATACCGGCGCGGATGCCGGCCAAACCGTGCCGCATCTGCATTTTCACATCCTGGCCGGACGCGCTCTCGGCTGGCCGCCCGGGTAA
- the acpS gene encoding holo-ACP synthase, with translation MLGLDAVEVARVKKLVNSASGRRFLQKVFTPAELAYCTSNGKYKYESLAARFAAKESVGKALGVGIALGENLTSIEVVNDAKGKPAVVLHDRALALAKEKNISAFELSLSHTDRTAYAVCLAR, from the coding sequence ATGCTGGGACTGGACGCTGTCGAAGTGGCGCGCGTTAAAAAACTGGTGAATTCCGCGAGCGGCCGGAGATTTTTGCAAAAAGTTTTTACGCCGGCAGAGCTGGCTTATTGCACAAGCAACGGCAAGTATAAGTACGAATCTCTGGCGGCGCGTTTTGCGGCCAAAGAGTCGGTCGGCAAGGCGCTCGGCGTAGGCATAGCGTTGGGCGAAAATTTGACCAGTATCGAAGTCGTGAATGACGCTAAAGGCAAACCGGCGGTCGTTCTACACGATAGAGCGCTGGCTCTGGCCAAAGAAAAAAACATTTCCGCTTTTGAGCTGTCTTTGTCGCATACGGACAGGACGGCTTATGCGGTGTGTTTGGCGAGGTGA
- a CDS encoding TatD family hydrolase, whose amino-acid sequence MFDTHAHLYLDPLDKEAPAEIIRRAAEQGITRIINVGIDIATSQVSAELARQNEVIYAAVGIHPREAEAAYNDSQVFRELERLLGQKKVVALGEIGLDYYKNQVAPSVQKQVFEWQIRLALENDKPIIVHNRESDADVYEILKYYKCPRVVFHCYGRGQDFTRRILDLGWLVSFTGNITFPKNRQGQEAVAFTPLDRIMLETDCPFMAPAPHRGKPCEPAYARLVAEKIAELKNISLAEVEKATDRNARKFFALTEN is encoded by the coding sequence ATGTTCGACACGCACGCTCATTTATACCTGGACCCGCTGGACAAAGAAGCTCCAGCCGAAATAATACGCCGCGCCGCGGAGCAGGGTATTACTAGAATTATCAATGTCGGCATTGATATAGCCACTTCACAGGTGTCTGCGGAGCTGGCCAGACAAAATGAGGTCATTTACGCGGCAGTTGGCATTCATCCGCGGGAAGCCGAGGCTGCATACAACGATAGTCAAGTTTTTCGTGAATTAGAGCGATTATTGGGGCAGAAAAAAGTAGTCGCTCTGGGCGAGATCGGTCTGGATTATTACAAAAATCAAGTCGCGCCATCAGTGCAAAAGCAGGTTTTTGAATGGCAGATCCGTTTGGCGCTGGAAAATGATAAACCGATCATTGTGCATAACCGCGAGTCCGACGCCGATGTTTACGAGATACTAAAATACTACAAATGTCCCCGCGTGGTTTTCCATTGCTACGGACGCGGTCAGGATTTCACGCGCCGGATCCTGGATCTGGGCTGGCTGGTGTCTTTTACCGGCAATATCACTTTTCCGAAAAATCGACAGGGGCAGGAAGCGGTGGCTTTCACGCCGCTGGATAGGATAATGCTGGAAACGGATTGTCCTTTCATGGCGCCAGCGCCGCATCGCGGCAAGCCCTGCGAGCCGGCCTATGCGCGGCTGGTGGCGGAAAAAATTGCGGAGCTTAAAAATATATCTCTGGCGGAAGTAGAAAAAGCGACCGACCGCAATGCGCGGAAATTTTTTGCTTTAACGGAGAATTAA
- the leuD gene encoding 3-isopropylmalate dehydratase small subunit (catalyzes the isomerization between 2-isopropylmalate and 3-isopropylmalate in leucine biosynthesis) → MANIIKGKAFVVGDNIDTDQIIPARYLTTMDPQTLAQNAMRDLDPKYGAFLDTENQGAYQIIVARNNFGCGSSREHAPIALAAAGVKAVIANSFARIYYRNSINGGRSIYPLETADAVSARIKTGEELEIDLEKLTVKKSDGQTFALKDFGPVKEIIDCGGLTAYNLRHNS, encoded by the coding sequence ATGGCTAATATTATCAAAGGCAAAGCGTTCGTGGTCGGCGACAACATTGACACCGATCAAATAATTCCAGCGCGTTATCTGACGACTATGGATCCGCAGACCCTGGCGCAAAACGCCATGCGTGATCTGGACCCTAAATATGGCGCGTTCCTCGATACGGAAAATCAGGGCGCTTATCAGATAATTGTCGCGCGGAATAATTTCGGCTGCGGTTCTTCGCGCGAGCATGCGCCGATCGCTCTGGCCGCGGCTGGCGTCAAAGCCGTCATCGCTAATTCTTTCGCGCGGATCTATTACCGCAATTCGATCAACGGCGGACGGAGCATTTATCCGCTGGAAACCGCCGACGCTGTTTCCGCGCGGATTAAAACCGGAGAAGAGCTGGAAATTGATTTAGAAAAATTGACCGTGAAAAAATCGGACGGACAAACTTTTGCGCTCAAAGATTTTGGCCCGGTCAAAGAGATCATCGACTGCGGCGGATTGACTGCCTATAATTTGCGGCATAATTCATAA
- a CDS encoding 3-isopropylmalate dehydratase large subunit, with amino-acid sequence MGLTITEKILARAAGKKTVQPGEVVFASVDIALAHDVTSDLAIDIVEKDFGGRIWDPDKIIVLPDHGVPNKDIQTATLVRKLLDFAAAKKIKNIYSVETGDYGVCHTMLPYRGFVRPGQVIVGADSHTCQHGSLGAFSTGIGSTELGNVFATGKLWFRVPETIKIEVRGSLPDGVMAKDLILRVIGDLGVDGALYMAMEWTGSTIESLSIDERMTLTNMAIECGAKSGIIAPDQKTIDFVKARTEENFEPLYSDPDAHYAKTLIYQAEDLTPLVARPYLPSNVAPAKDCADVKVTQVYIGSCTGGKYEDFAAAAKVLKGRKKAAGVRLLIVPATTEIQRQIIQNGLYDIFMAAGGVLVSAGCNACLGYHGGILAAGEVAVSTTNRNFRGRMGHVDSKVYLASPLTAARSALTGYITG; translated from the coding sequence ATGGGTTTGACCATCACCGAAAAAATTTTAGCGCGCGCCGCCGGTAAAAAAACAGTCCAGCCGGGTGAGGTCGTTTTTGCCAGTGTCGATATTGCGCTGGCGCATGACGTGACTTCCGATCTGGCCATTGATATTGTGGAAAAAGATTTTGGCGGGCGGATCTGGGACCCGGACAAAATTATTGTCCTGCCTGATCATGGCGTGCCGAATAAAGATATTCAGACCGCCACGCTGGTCAGAAAACTGCTGGATTTTGCCGCCGCGAAAAAGATCAAAAATATTTACAGTGTGGAGACCGGTGATTACGGTGTTTGCCACACGATGCTGCCGTACCGCGGTTTTGTGCGGCCGGGGCAGGTGATCGTGGGCGCGGATTCGCACACCTGTCAGCACGGCAGTCTGGGCGCGTTTTCCACCGGCATCGGCTCTACCGAGCTGGGCAATGTTTTTGCCACCGGCAAGCTCTGGTTCCGCGTGCCGGAGACTATAAAAATAGAAGTGCGGGGCAGTTTGCCGGACGGTGTGATGGCCAAAGACCTGATCCTGCGCGTCATCGGTGATCTGGGCGTGGACGGCGCGCTGTACATGGCGATGGAATGGACCGGCTCGACTATCGAGAGCTTGTCCATTGACGAGCGCATGACTTTGACCAATATGGCGATCGAATGCGGCGCGAAATCCGGCATTATCGCGCCCGACCAAAAAACGATTGATTTTGTGAAAGCCCGCACTGAAGAAAATTTTGAGCCGCTGTATTCTGACCCCGACGCGCATTATGCTAAAACGCTGATTTACCAGGCCGAAGATTTAACGCCGCTGGTGGCCAGACCTTATCTGCCGTCCAATGTCGCGCCGGCCAAAGACTGCGCGGATGTAAAGGTCACGCAGGTTTATATCGGGTCCTGCACGGGCGGCAAATATGAGGATTTTGCCGCGGCGGCCAAGGTTTTGAAAGGCCGGAAAAAAGCCGCCGGCGTGCGTTTGTTAATCGTGCCGGCGACCACGGAGATACAGAGACAGATCATTCAAAACGGTCTGTATGATATTTTCATGGCCGCGGGCGGCGTGCTGGTCTCGGCTGGCTGCAATGCCTGTTTGGGTTATCACGGCGGTATTTTAGCGGCCGGAGAAGTCGCTGTGTCCACGACCAACCGCAATTTTCGCGGCCGCATGGGGCACGTGGATTCCAAAGTTTATCTTGCTTCGCCGCTCACCGCCGCCAGATCCGCGTTGACTGGATATATAACAGGCTGA
- a CDS encoding YfcE family phosphodiesterase produces MRLFITADIHGAYSVWQKLLSRLQTEDVLVIAGDFFGNRYPYSHNPDYQPESLRQEYQDLPNLKYYVYGNCDRPEFFPAQKYTVSFIYENKKVLLCHGDSAVPAGDHDIIITGHSHIAALETYGQKLYINPGSPFRPRSGRPSYAVYQNGQAKILEL; encoded by the coding sequence ATGCGCTTATTTATCACTGCCGATATTCACGGAGCTTATTCGGTCTGGCAAAAACTGCTGAGCCGACTGCAGACGGAGGATGTTTTGGTCATTGCCGGTGATTTTTTTGGCAACCGTTACCCCTACTCCCACAACCCTGACTATCAGCCGGAAAGTCTGCGGCAGGAATATCAGGATCTGCCCAATCTCAAATATTACGTTTACGGCAACTGCGACCGGCCAGAATTTTTCCCCGCGCAAAAATATACGGTGTCTTTTATTTATGAAAACAAAAAAGTTTTGCTGTGTCACGGCGACAGCGCCGTGCCCGCCGGAGATCACGATATTATTATCACCGGCCATTCGCACATCGCCGCGCTCGAAACTTACGGCCAAAAACTTTACATCAATCCGGGCTCGCCTTTTCGGCCGCGCAGCGGCCGGCCAAGCTACGCCGTCTACCAAAACGGCCAAGCGAAGATCCTGGAATTATGA